In Ascaphus truei isolate aAscTru1 chromosome 12, aAscTru1.hap1, whole genome shotgun sequence, the following are encoded in one genomic region:
- the FSHB gene encoding follitropin subunit beta gives MERLFLYLLFLCWKVVPCDPCGLSNITIVLEKEECGVCITVNVTWCSGFCPTKDPLLKHPLVSKTQQICTYTEIVYETLKIPGCADNVDPFYSYPVAVDCHCGQCDIETTDCTVRGLGPSYCSQNIE, from the exons ATGGAGAGGTTATTCCTGTATTTGCTATTCCTGTGCTGGAAAGTCGTTCCTTGCGATCCATGTGGACTGTCTAACATAACCATCGTGCTGGAGAAGGAGGAGTGTGGTGTGTGCATCACTGTGAATGTTACCTGGTGCTCTGGCTTTTGCCCCACAAAG GACCCATTGTTAAAGCATCCACTTGTCTCCAAGACTCAGCAGATATGCACCTACACAGAGATTGTTTATGAAACACTGAaaatcccaggctgtgctgataaTGTTGATCCTTTCTACTCATATCCAGTGGCTGTAGACTGTCATTGTGGTCAATGTGATATAGAGACAACAGACTGTACTGTGAGGGGTTTAGGTCCCTCCTACTGCTCTCAAAATATTGAATAA